The DNA sequence ACTATCAGGAGGAATAGATTCTTCATTAGTAGCATATTTAGCAGCAAAGGCATTAGGTAAAGAAAATGTATTGGGAGTTATGATGCCATATAAAACTTCAAGTAAAGGAAGTTTGGATCATGCAGAATTAGTGGCTATTGGAAGTGGGATAAGAACAGAAGTAGTAGAAATTACAGATATGTTAGATGCTTATTTTAAAAAATTTCCAGATATGACCGATTTGAGAAAAGGGAATAAAATGGCTAGAGAAAGAATGACAATATTATATGATTTTTCTGCAAAGGAAAATGCCCTTGTATTAGGAACAAGCAATAAAACAGAACTTTTATTGGGATATGGGACGCAACATGGTGATATGGCTTCTGCTATAAATCCAATTGGAGATTTATATAAAACTCAAGTTTGGGATTTATCAAGATATATGGGAGTTCCTAAAGAGGTAATAGAAAAAAAACCAAGTGCTGACCTTTGGGAAGGTCAAAGTGATGAGCAAGACCTTGGATTTACTTATGCAGAAGCAGATAAGCTTTTATATCTATTAATAGATGAAAGATATACTATAGAAGAATTAAAAAACATTGGATATAGTGAAAGCTTTGTAAAAGAGATATATAGAAAAATAAAGATGTCTCAATATAAAAGAAAATTACCATTAATAGCAAAAGTATCTAAAAGGACAATTGATAAAGATTTCAGATATCCAAGAGATTGGGAGATATAAAAAATGAGGAATATTATTATTTTTACATTTTTTTCTGTAATAATTCTTTTTTTTGAATATAGTGATTATTTTGAATATAAAAAATATATAATTAGTGTCGAAGAAAAAAATGAACTTAATTTTATTGAAAATTTAAATAAAGATTCAATTAATAAAGTAAAAAATAGAGAAGTATATAATTTAAATGAAAAATATTCATTAAAGGAAGTCGATTTTTATTTAGGAAAGTCATTAAGTTATAAAAATAATAGAGTTAAATATGTAAAGAATAAACTGTTTAGTAAGAGATGGAATTATATTTTTGTTAGAGATATAAGAGAAAGTTTAAAAAAATTAAATCAAAATATTATAACTAAAAGTTTTGAAACAGTTCTTTTCTTTATACTGTTTTTAATGTTTGTGTTGGTTGATTCGAAAAACAAAACATATTTATTA is a window from the Haliovirga abyssi genome containing:
- a CDS encoding NAD+ synthase, with amino-acid sequence MKNLDINLEFTEKILVGFIKEEVKKSGFNKVVLGLSGGIDSSLVAYLAAKALGKENVLGVMMPYKTSSKGSLDHAELVAIGSGIRTEVVEITDMLDAYFKKFPDMTDLRKGNKMARERMTILYDFSAKENALVLGTSNKTELLLGYGTQHGDMASAINPIGDLYKTQVWDLSRYMGVPKEVIEKKPSADLWEGQSDEQDLGFTYAEADKLLYLLIDERYTIEELKNIGYSESFVKEIYRKIKMSQYKRKLPLIAKVSKRTIDKDFRYPRDWEI